From Halanaeroarchaeum sulfurireducens, a single genomic window includes:
- a CDS encoding pyridoxal phosphate-dependent aminotransferase produces MNRPPISTTLSDRVRSLEATPMRAMVDLASDQDTDSINLAFGDPDFDTPAHIVEEAMEAASAGGTHYTDNFGIEALRAAIASEYESAGVPVDPDREIAVTAGAIQGLAFATLAVADPGDEIVVPTPAWPSYFTQAGVANATLLTVPLSPEEDFALDGSRVAAAIGDDTAAVILSSPSNPTGQVFDHDEIETVIDAAAANDAWIIADEVYWRLVYGDEFESVAALTDYDRLIVANSASKTYAMTGWRVGWLVGPPTVIESMAQLHQAFSTCASSVSQHALLAALEGPQEPIREMHTAYRDRRDYVLDRIESIPGIEVPEPQGGFYVFPDVRALGDSSLDVARQLVHEAGVVTAPGVGFGDAGEGHLRISFASDMETLATAFDRIEAFAGDVVDADSDVQS; encoded by the coding sequence GTGAACAGACCGCCCATTTCCACGACTCTCTCGGATCGGGTGCGATCGCTCGAGGCGACGCCGATGCGAGCGATGGTCGACCTGGCAAGCGACCAGGACACCGACTCGATAAACCTCGCGTTCGGTGACCCCGACTTCGACACGCCGGCACACATCGTCGAGGAAGCGATGGAGGCGGCGTCTGCCGGCGGGACTCATTACACGGACAATTTCGGTATCGAAGCGCTCCGTGCTGCGATAGCGTCGGAATACGAAAGCGCCGGCGTCCCGGTCGATCCGGACCGCGAGATCGCGGTTACCGCCGGGGCGATTCAGGGACTCGCGTTCGCCACGCTGGCCGTCGCGGATCCCGGCGACGAGATCGTCGTCCCCACGCCGGCCTGGCCGAGTTATTTCACGCAGGCGGGCGTGGCAAACGCCACCCTGCTGACCGTCCCACTGTCGCCGGAGGAGGACTTCGCCCTAGACGGGTCCCGCGTCGCCGCGGCGATCGGCGACGATACCGCGGCAGTGATCCTGTCGTCGCCCTCGAATCCCACGGGACAGGTCTTCGACCACGACGAGATCGAAACGGTGATCGATGCTGCCGCGGCCAACGACGCCTGGATCATCGCCGACGAGGTCTACTGGCGACTCGTGTACGGCGATGAATTCGAGAGCGTGGCCGCCCTGACGGACTACGACCGCCTGATCGTGGCAAACTCGGCGTCGAAGACGTACGCCATGACTGGCTGGCGCGTGGGCTGGCTGGTCGGACCGCCCACGGTTATCGAATCGATGGCACAACTCCACCAGGCGTTCAGCACCTGCGCGTCCAGCGTGTCCCAGCACGCGCTGCTGGCGGCCCTCGAAGGGCCCCAGGAGCCAATCAGGGAGATGCACACGGCGTATCGGGACCGACGCGACTACGTTCTCGACCGGATCGAGTCGATTCCAGGAATCGAGGTCCCAGAGCCGCAGGGCGGCTTCTACGTCTTTCCGGACGTTCGAGCGCTCGGCGACTCAAGTCTGGACGTCGCCAGACAACTCGTCCACGAAGCGGGGGTCGTCACCGCCCCTGGCGTCGGATTCGGTGACGCCGGAGAGGGACACCTCCGGATCAGTTTCGCGTCGGATATGGAGACCCTGGCGACCGCGTTCGATCGCATCGAGGCGTTCGCCGGCGACGTCGTCGACGCAGATTCGGACGTGCAGAGCTGA
- the ncsA gene encoding tRNA 2-thiolation protein NcsA yields the protein MECSKCDQPAVMHAAYSGAHLCETHFRESVERRIRKRIRTDDLLPSSATPEEPVTWVIGLSGGKDSTVLTHVLAETFEADPRVELVALSIHEGIAGYRDESLEVARELVADLDVEHVTVEYESEYGVRMDQVADADPLDMAPCAYCGVFRRDVLSRYADDLDADVLLTGHNLDDEAETALMNFLEGDVAQMAKHYDASLGPFPERREEPAFVPRAKPLRDIPEKEIALYAHLFDVPSHIAECPHSTESFRGDIQDLMLSLEETHPGTRHSILAGYEDLAAMAADRYRGETTSELTPCSTCGSPTTGDRCRKCEILDSLAD from the coding sequence ATGGAGTGTTCGAAGTGCGACCAGCCAGCCGTCATGCACGCGGCCTACTCCGGGGCCCACCTCTGCGAGACCCACTTCCGCGAGTCCGTGGAGCGACGGATCCGCAAGCGGATTCGCACGGACGACCTCCTGCCGTCGTCTGCGACCCCAGAGGAGCCCGTCACGTGGGTCATTGGGCTTTCCGGCGGCAAAGACAGCACGGTCCTCACGCACGTGCTTGCCGAGACGTTCGAGGCGGACCCGCGGGTCGAGTTGGTCGCGCTGTCGATCCACGAAGGGATCGCGGGCTACCGGGACGAGAGCCTCGAGGTGGCCCGCGAGCTGGTGGCGGATCTCGATGTCGAACACGTCACAGTCGAGTACGAATCGGAGTACGGCGTCCGGATGGATCAGGTCGCTGACGCGGACCCGCTCGACATGGCGCCGTGTGCGTACTGCGGGGTCTTCCGCCGAGACGTCCTCTCGCGGTACGCGGACGACCTCGACGCGGACGTGTTGCTCACCGGGCACAATCTCGACGACGAGGCGGAGACGGCGCTGATGAATTTCCTGGAAGGCGACGTCGCCCAGATGGCCAAACACTACGACGCGAGCCTCGGGCCGTTCCCCGAACGCCGAGAGGAGCCCGCGTTCGTCCCACGCGCGAAGCCGTTGCGCGACATTCCCGAGAAGGAGATCGCGCTGTATGCTCATCTCTTCGACGTCCCCTCGCACATCGCGGAATGTCCCCATTCCACGGAGTCGTTCCGGGGCGACATCCAGGATCTCATGCTGTCGCTGGAGGAGACCCACCCGGGCACCAGGCACTCGATTCTCGCAGGATACGAGGACCTCGCGGCGATGGCTGCCGACCGGTATCGTGGTGAAACGACGTCGGAACTGACTCCCTGTTCGACGTGCGGGTCACCGACCACCGGTGATCGGTGTAGAAAATGTGAAATTCTGGATTCGCTCGCCGACTGA
- a CDS encoding deoxyribonuclease IV: protein MRIGAHVSVAGGVDNAVERQRDVGGNCGQIFTHSPQVWQNPSIGADEATAFRKGTEASLAGPWVIHASYLVNLATPKPDLRKKSIESMQGEVHAAETLGVEYVNVHLGAHTGSGVDEGLDAAASALDALDVPDGVTVLVESDAGSGTKLGGDFAELGAVLERSEQDLGVCLDTAHAFAAGYDLSSESAVGATLEAFDDEIGLDNLACVHLNDSKHARDTNKDEHAHLGEGEIGAAGIEAILTHGDVRDLPFILETPTEDGRGFAWNVDRARALRAE from the coding sequence ATGCGTATCGGTGCACACGTCTCAGTCGCGGGCGGGGTCGACAACGCGGTCGAACGCCAACGCGACGTCGGCGGGAACTGCGGGCAGATCTTCACTCACTCGCCGCAGGTGTGGCAGAACCCCTCGATCGGCGCCGATGAGGCTACGGCGTTCCGTAAGGGGACCGAGGCCTCCCTCGCCGGTCCCTGGGTGATACACGCTTCCTATCTCGTGAATCTCGCGACCCCGAAGCCTGACCTCCGGAAGAAGTCGATCGAGAGCATGCAGGGGGAGGTGCACGCCGCCGAGACACTTGGCGTCGAGTACGTGAACGTCCATCTCGGCGCTCACACGGGTAGCGGGGTCGACGAAGGCCTCGACGCCGCCGCGAGCGCTCTGGACGCCCTCGACGTCCCGGACGGGGTGACCGTACTCGTCGAGAGCGACGCCGGCAGCGGGACGAAACTTGGCGGCGACTTCGCCGAACTCGGGGCCGTCCTGGAGCGTTCCGAACAGGACCTGGGCGTGTGTCTCGACACCGCCCACGCGTTCGCGGCCGGCTACGATCTCTCCTCGGAATCGGCGGTTGGAGCGACTCTCGAGGCCTTCGATGATGAAATCGGTCTCGACAACCTGGCCTGTGTTCACCTGAACGACTCGAAACACGCACGCGACACGAACAAGGACGAACACGCCCACCTCGGCGAGGGCGAGATCGGCGCGGCGGGTATCGAAGCCATCCTTACCCACGGGGACGTACGTGACCTCCCCTTTATCCTCGAAACTCCGACCGAGGACGGCCGCGGCTTCGCCTGGAACGTCGACCGTGCGCGAGCCCTCCGCGCGGAGTGA
- a CDS encoding transposase: MGTFLNPLSDRARRLTDAYRTGIEITEQLRVGTALSLSIAGGAIRMEFLDDAYPDWHPAPDSFSGMLRLFIYREITGESYRTVAKYQELAEPFGLEHIPDESVLSRTWRNRFNDGVREFVQIAAHFVVKEVHDRDFSVPAVRAKSEVVDEESRSTKEDETAGREFTDEQIYRTTRLARDHGFDEFDSGRAANATYEDTQFFELQTFMGMVGCGTPQGATRFQYRHGRDSGPHGDTHLRAVKQFEPAELIDGFNVATDRLLSIIESEGSFRRPVTAAIDITTVPYYGDVDGMPMVSGLDQENRAFKFATLSIVGLNIPLVLAVEPVRESSAWDENPPNQIHRVVRRLVTRAKELVPIETVLCDREFDAQRVYQTLSNLGVNYLIPKRINSTEQDIIETMEADRQAVAVESTSVHVEAGSHSMQFLYVPSTKGDGTTVFATNLRVGPDEAETFCRRYSRRWQIENEYKSIKGDFLAKTSSKDYRVRLFYFVFAVLLYNIWRLTDFLLKAGVDGEMDYEPVLTAGECVELVCSALIPAD; encoded by the coding sequence ATGGGAACGTTTCTGAACCCGCTTTCAGACCGTGCTCGTCGTCTGACCGACGCATATCGTACGGGTATTGAAATTACAGAACAACTGCGGGTAGGTACTGCACTCTCGTTGAGCATCGCTGGGGGTGCAATCAGAATGGAGTTCCTCGATGACGCGTATCCTGACTGGCATCCGGCACCTGATTCTTTCTCCGGGATGCTTCGGCTCTTTATATACCGTGAGATCACCGGTGAGAGCTACCGAACAGTGGCCAAGTATCAAGAACTTGCTGAGCCGTTCGGTCTTGAGCATATCCCTGACGAGTCAGTTCTCTCGCGAACGTGGCGCAACCGCTTCAACGATGGTGTCCGCGAGTTCGTTCAGATCGCCGCCCACTTCGTCGTCAAAGAGGTCCATGACCGCGATTTTTCGGTTCCTGCTGTCCGGGCGAAATCAGAGGTTGTCGACGAAGAGAGTCGTTCTACCAAGGAAGACGAGACAGCTGGTCGAGAGTTTACTGACGAGCAAATCTATCGAACGACCCGGCTTGCTCGGGATCACGGTTTCGACGAGTTCGATTCCGGTCGCGCCGCGAACGCCACCTACGAGGACACGCAGTTCTTTGAATTGCAGACGTTCATGGGGATGGTCGGCTGTGGGACACCACAGGGTGCAACCCGGTTCCAGTACCGACACGGGCGGGATAGCGGTCCACACGGCGATACGCATCTCAGGGCCGTCAAACAGTTTGAGCCAGCGGAGCTGATCGATGGATTCAATGTTGCGACCGACCGGCTGCTCTCGATCATCGAATCCGAAGGATCGTTCCGTCGACCGGTGACAGCCGCTATCGACATTACCACCGTGCCATACTACGGCGATGTCGACGGGATGCCGATGGTTAGTGGGCTTGATCAGGAGAACCGAGCGTTCAAATTCGCCACCCTGTCGATTGTTGGGCTGAACATCCCACTCGTCCTGGCTGTCGAACCTGTCCGTGAGAGTTCAGCATGGGACGAGAACCCACCGAATCAGATCCACCGGGTCGTCCGCCGACTCGTGACACGAGCGAAAGAACTCGTCCCGATTGAGACGGTACTCTGTGATCGAGAATTCGATGCTCAGCGAGTTTACCAGACACTCTCGAATCTCGGAGTGAATTATCTCATCCCGAAACGAATCAACAGCACTGAGCAGGACATCATTGAGACGATGGAGGCTGACAGACAGGCTGTCGCGGTGGAATCGACGTCTGTTCATGTTGAGGCAGGAAGCCACTCGATGCAGTTCCTGTACGTACCGTCAACCAAAGGTGATGGGACAACCGTCTTCGCAACGAACCTTCGAGTCGGGCCCGACGAAGCCGAGACGTTCTGTCGTCGCTACAGCCGCCGCTGGCAGATCGAAAACGAGTACAAGAGCATCAAGGGCGACTTCCTAGCGAAGACGTCCTCGAAGGACTACCGTGTACGGCTGTTCTACTTCGTGTTCGCCGTACTCTTGTACAATATCTGGCGGCTCACCGATTTCCTGCTGAAAGCCGGTGTCGACGGTGAGATGGACTACGAACCAGTTCTGACGGCTGGCGAGTGTGTTGAATTGGTTTGCTCAGCACTGATCCCAGCGGATTAG
- a CDS encoding potassium channel family protein, translating into MNPVQTLLQAFARRSLLRRLLRPILAFSVLILLGVGGYRVLGGIGTVEAFFWLIDPTSIELHFQTHHGPERLVKSFAIVLQTGLVVVGLWIGETVLSAAFGGRISEELNRMQMANSIEELDDHVVVCGYGTFGKTIANRLKEADRPLVVVEQGETQYERALDDGHLVVQGDARREEPLSRAGIERASTIIGAIDDTDTNVKVAVTASQIAPMIRVIVRAGDQMDEAVARRIGADEVVVPEVVSGDQVYEIL; encoded by the coding sequence ATGAACCCGGTCCAAACGCTGTTGCAGGCGTTCGCTCGGCGGTCACTCCTGCGACGCCTGTTACGGCCCATTTTGGCGTTCAGCGTCCTGATCCTCCTTGGCGTCGGAGGCTATCGCGTGCTTGGTGGGATCGGAACGGTCGAGGCGTTTTTCTGGCTGATCGATCCGACAAGCATCGAATTGCATTTCCAGACCCATCACGGGCCGGAGCGGCTCGTAAAGTCCTTCGCGATCGTCCTCCAGACGGGACTGGTCGTCGTGGGACTCTGGATCGGTGAAACGGTGCTATCCGCGGCGTTCGGGGGGCGAATTTCGGAGGAACTCAATCGCATGCAAATGGCAAACTCCATCGAAGAACTGGACGACCACGTCGTCGTCTGCGGCTACGGAACGTTCGGGAAGACGATCGCGAACCGCCTCAAGGAAGCCGACAGACCGCTCGTCGTCGTCGAGCAGGGCGAGACGCAGTACGAGCGGGCCCTCGACGACGGTCATCTCGTGGTCCAGGGTGACGCCCGTCGGGAAGAACCGCTTTCCCGTGCCGGAATCGAACGAGCGTCGACGATCATCGGCGCGATCGACGACACCGACACCAACGTGAAGGTGGCGGTCACCGCGAGCCAGATCGCGCCGATGATCCGGGTTATCGTGCGGGCAGGCGACCAGATGGACGAGGCGGTCGCCCGCCGCATCGGCGCGGACGAGGTGGTCGTTCCGGAGGTAGTGAGCGGCGATCAGGTCTACGAGATACTGTAG
- a CDS encoding ribbon-helix-helix domain-containing protein, whose product MERVTLRIPAQQIEEVEQMVERGKYPNRSEAIRSAVREMLDEQQEQTTNNRNWAKV is encoded by the coding sequence ATGGAGCGTGTGACACTCCGAATTCCGGCGCAGCAGATCGAGGAAGTGGAACAGATGGTCGAACGGGGGAAGTATCCCAACCGTAGCGAGGCCATCCGGTCCGCCGTCCGCGAGATGCTTGACGAACAGCAAGAACAGACCACCAACAATCGGAACTGGGCCAAGGTGTAA
- the ftsZ gene encoding cell division protein FtsZ — MQDIVQDALDNAEEEKQSRADSSDADEFGDPRIVIVGAGGAGNNTVNRLYNIGVEGADTIAINTDKQHLKMVEADTKILVGKSLTNGLGAGGDPSMGERATEMAQGTIKEVLGDADLVFVTAGMGGGTGTGAAPVVSKIAKEQGAIVVGMVSTPFNVERARTVKAEEGLEKLRDRADSIIVLDNNRLLDYVPNLPIGKAFSVMDQIIAETVKGISETITQPSLINLDYADMTAIMNQGGVAVMLVGETQDKNKTDEVVKDAMNHPLLDVDYRGASGGLVHITGGPDLTLKEAEGIADNITERLDASANVIWGARIQDNYKGKVRVMAIMTGVQSAQVLGPSTQKQADKSRQELAGVEGSAEPPTSETGTTDSWSASSDGGQDEVEKQNGLDVIR; from the coding sequence ATGCAAGACATCGTTCAAGACGCACTCGATAACGCCGAAGAAGAGAAACAGAGCAGAGCCGACTCGTCGGACGCCGACGAGTTCGGTGACCCACGAATCGTCATCGTCGGCGCGGGCGGAGCCGGCAACAACACCGTGAATCGACTCTACAACATCGGTGTCGAAGGTGCCGATACCATCGCCATCAACACCGACAAACAGCACCTCAAGATGGTCGAGGCCGATACCAAAATCCTCGTCGGCAAGTCGCTGACGAACGGTCTCGGCGCCGGTGGCGACCCGAGCATGGGCGAACGCGCCACCGAGATGGCCCAGGGGACCATCAAGGAAGTGCTCGGAGACGCCGACCTCGTGTTCGTAACGGCGGGAATGGGTGGCGGGACCGGCACCGGTGCCGCCCCCGTCGTCTCCAAAATCGCCAAAGAGCAGGGCGCGATCGTCGTCGGCATGGTCTCAACGCCGTTCAACGTCGAGCGCGCGCGGACCGTCAAGGCCGAGGAGGGCCTGGAGAAACTGCGCGACCGCGCGGACTCCATCATCGTCCTCGACAACAACCGCCTCCTCGATTACGTCCCGAACCTGCCCATCGGCAAGGCCTTCTCCGTGATGGACCAGATCATCGCCGAGACGGTCAAGGGTATCTCCGAAACCATCACGCAGCCGTCGCTCATCAACCTGGACTACGCCGACATGACGGCCATCATGAACCAGGGCGGCGTAGCCGTGATGCTCGTCGGCGAGACCCAGGACAAGAACAAGACCGACGAAGTGGTCAAGGACGCGATGAACCATCCGCTCCTCGACGTCGATTACCGTGGCGCTTCCGGCGGACTCGTCCACATCACCGGCGGACCGGACCTCACACTCAAGGAGGCCGAGGGTATCGCCGACAATATCACCGAACGCCTGGACGCCTCCGCGAACGTCATCTGGGGCGCCCGAATCCAGGACAACTACAAGGGGAAAGTTCGCGTGATGGCCATCATGACGGGCGTGCAGAGCGCGCAGGTGCTCGGCCCGTCGACCCAGAAACAGGCAGACAAGTCGCGCCAGGAACTCGCGGGCGTCGAGGGGTCGGCCGAGCCACCGACCTCGGAGACGGGCACGACCGACAGTTGGTCGGCATCCTCGGACGGCGGCCAGGACGAAGTCGAGAAACAGAACGGTCTGGACGTCATCCGATAG
- a CDS encoding DUF7535 family protein, translating to MTDSVTQPTPWHHAPEMSAFGIIIAAGIALVLLPLWPFLAILYVAGRLKESKTIERNVAR from the coding sequence ATGACCGATTCAGTCACCCAGCCAACTCCGTGGCATCACGCCCCAGAGATGTCGGCGTTCGGCATCATCATCGCAGCCGGCATCGCGCTCGTGCTCCTCCCGCTGTGGCCGTTTCTGGCGATCCTCTACGTCGCGGGTCGTCTGAAGGAGTCCAAAACGATCGAACGGAACGTTGCGCGCTAA
- a CDS encoding serine/threonine-protein kinase RIO2 — MPETIADEMAHLDPEDFHLLSGVEHGMRFSKWVSQEKLPSFSGLTPEEVDYRVDRLLDREFLERKTIQYVGVRLTFDGYDALALRTFAERESIEGFGSSLGVGKESDVYEVQSYKPLALKFHREGHTNFREVHRERDYTADKEHTSWQYTARKATEREYEALETLYPTVSVPRPIDQNRHAIIMEKMTGVELSRAKLPAEQVVGVLDLILDEIATAYDEGFVHADISEYNVFVNEDGIILFDWPQAVPTDHENAQEFLRRDVENIVEYFDRKYPSESPDASPDEIARAIEDGEFVSVSAL; from the coding sequence ATGCCGGAAACCATCGCCGACGAGATGGCCCATCTCGATCCGGAGGACTTCCATCTCCTCTCGGGCGTCGAGCACGGGATGCGATTCTCCAAGTGGGTAAGCCAGGAGAAGCTCCCGTCCTTTTCGGGGCTCACGCCCGAAGAGGTCGATTACCGGGTGGACCGTCTGCTCGATCGGGAGTTCCTCGAGCGAAAGACCATCCAGTACGTCGGCGTTCGGCTCACCTTCGACGGGTACGATGCCCTCGCACTCCGGACGTTCGCGGAGCGTGAATCCATCGAGGGATTCGGGTCGTCCCTGGGTGTGGGCAAAGAGAGCGACGTCTACGAAGTGCAATCGTACAAGCCGCTCGCGCTGAAGTTTCACCGCGAGGGACACACCAACTTCCGCGAAGTGCATCGCGAGCGAGATTACACCGCCGACAAAGAACACACGTCCTGGCAGTACACCGCCCGGAAAGCGACCGAGCGCGAGTACGAGGCACTGGAGACCCTCTACCCAACCGTCAGCGTTCCCCGACCCATCGACCAGAACCGTCACGCGATAATCATGGAGAAGATGACCGGCGTCGAGCTCTCGCGAGCGAAACTCCCCGCCGAACAGGTCGTCGGCGTGCTGGATTTGATCCTCGACGAGATCGCGACGGCCTACGACGAGGGGTTCGTGCACGCGGACATCAGTGAGTACAACGTCTTCGTGAACGAGGACGGAATCATCCTCTTCGATTGGCCGCAAGCGGTCCCGACCGATCACGAGAACGCCCAGGAGTTCCTCCGGCGCGACGTCGAGAACATCGTCGAGTATTTCGATCGAAAATATCCGAGCGAATCCCCGGACGCGTCGCCCGACGAGATCGCCCGGGCAATCGAAGACGGCGAGTTCGTCTCGGTTTCCGCGTTGTAA
- a CDS encoding class I SAM-dependent methyltransferase, translated as MRRFSPDYLRDTRRGLWDDRRSLEALRLADRDRILDVGSGSGELTSVLRAESSASVVGLDVDRALLDHVDDADGLVQGDAVRLPFGDDAFDLVVCQALLINLPDPVAAIREFSRVSRDLVAAIEPDNGQVSVESTVDGEDRLADRARYRYIRGVRTDVTLGSSVAERFRDVGLRSVESIRHPLRRSVTPPYTDADVESARRKVRGTRIEDQRPTLRSGGLSQAEIDELRDEWQAMGRSVVEQMAAREYEREAVIPFFVTVGRVE; from the coding sequence GTGCGCCGGTTCTCACCCGACTACCTTCGCGACACGCGGCGGGGTCTCTGGGACGATCGGAGGTCCCTCGAGGCCCTTCGCCTGGCGGATCGCGACCGAATCCTGGACGTGGGCAGCGGGAGCGGCGAACTGACGAGCGTGCTCCGGGCGGAGTCGTCGGCATCGGTCGTCGGTCTCGATGTGGATCGGGCCCTGCTCGATCACGTGGACGACGCCGACGGGCTCGTCCAGGGGGACGCGGTCCGACTCCCCTTCGGTGACGACGCGTTCGATCTCGTGGTGTGTCAGGCGCTGTTGATCAACCTTCCCGATCCGGTTGCTGCGATTCGGGAGTTCTCACGCGTATCTCGGGACCTCGTCGCCGCCATCGAGCCGGACAACGGGCAGGTGTCGGTCGAGTCGACGGTCGACGGGGAGGATCGGCTGGCCGATCGCGCCCGCTATCGGTACATTCGCGGCGTCAGGACCGACGTGACCCTGGGATCGTCTGTCGCGGAGCGGTTTCGTGACGTGGGCCTGCGATCGGTCGAGTCCATACGCCATCCATTGCGGCGGTCGGTGACGCCACCGTACACCGACGCGGACGTCGAATCCGCACGTCGAAAGGTCAGGGGCACCCGAATCGAGGACCAGCGGCCAACGCTCCGATCCGGAGGGCTCTCCCAGGCAGAGATCGACGAACTCCGGGACGAGTGGCAGGCGATGGGCCGGTCCGTCGTCGAACAGATGGCGGCCCGCGAATACGAACGCGAGGCCGTCATCCCCTTTTTCGTGACGGTCGGCCGCGTCGAGTGA
- a CDS encoding enoyl-CoA hydratase/isomerase family protein, with protein MTYDTIEITRDDHVATIALDRAENFNTFSTALSRELIEALESVDGDDEVRAVVVEGNGGVLSAGIDLNEHDDFETHREYFDWVEEMERPFRVLTDMRTPVIVGVEGHAAANGLGLVAAADLAVAASDAQMGMTAVNVGLFCTGPGVPLIRTVTEKQALELLLTGELIGAETAKDWGLVNRVVDPDDVHEESMALAESIASKSPVAVQKGKEAFYEAADLEFDKAMDVANEAFATICRTEDAAEGIEAFLEDREPEYTGR; from the coding sequence ATGACATACGATACAATCGAGATCACTCGTGACGACCACGTAGCGACGATCGCTCTCGATCGGGCCGAGAATTTCAATACGTTCAGCACGGCGCTGTCCAGGGAGTTGATCGAGGCCCTCGAGTCGGTCGACGGGGACGACGAGGTTCGAGCGGTGGTCGTCGAGGGGAATGGGGGTGTTCTCTCGGCGGGCATCGACCTCAACGAGCACGACGACTTCGAAACACACCGCGAGTACTTCGACTGGGTCGAGGAGATGGAGCGTCCCTTCCGCGTCCTCACCGACATGCGGACCCCCGTTATCGTCGGAGTCGAGGGCCATGCGGCTGCAAACGGACTGGGGCTGGTCGCCGCCGCGGACCTCGCGGTGGCCGCTAGCGACGCCCAGATGGGAATGACCGCTGTCAACGTCGGTCTCTTCTGTACAGGGCCGGGTGTCCCCCTCATCCGGACGGTCACCGAGAAGCAGGCCCTCGAACTCCTCTTGACCGGCGAACTCATCGGGGCAGAGACGGCCAAAGATTGGGGGCTCGTCAACCGCGTCGTCGACCCCGACGACGTCCACGAGGAGTCCATGGCGCTCGCCGAGAGTATCGCATCGAAGAGCCCGGTCGCCGTCCAGAAGGGCAAGGAGGCGTTCTACGAGGCGGCAGATCTGGAGTTTGACAAGGCGATGGACGTGGCGAACGAGGCGTTCGCGACCATCTGTCGCACCGAGGACGCGGCCGAGGGAATCGAGGCGTTCCTGGAGGATCGCGAGCCGGAGTACACGGGACGATAA
- a CDS encoding proteasome assembly chaperone family protein has protein sequence MNDVDPATFEELAELPANEPTLIEGLPGHGLVASIAVDQLTQQLDLEHHGNIYADEFPPVVTFEDGMVRDPVRVYGGKNPDVMTLKSDMPLPPNSFEPLSKCVLHDLSEEFDQAIFLAGAPAESEDERGEVTGVATTERMREKLQEANIELASEPGLVGGVTGALVRECFHGDVPSAVLIVKSHPFLPDPGAAQEVIENALEPLVDFDIDTSELEQQAEEIQKRMAQVAEQYQQMVQEQQESQRSEAGMPGMYQ, from the coding sequence ATGAACGATGTCGATCCGGCAACCTTTGAGGAGTTGGCCGAGCTGCCCGCAAACGAGCCGACACTCATCGAAGGGCTTCCCGGACACGGTCTCGTCGCGTCGATCGCCGTCGACCAGCTTACCCAGCAACTCGATCTCGAGCACCACGGAAACATCTATGCCGACGAGTTTCCACCCGTCGTGACCTTCGAGGACGGGATGGTCCGAGATCCGGTTCGCGTCTATGGCGGGAAGAATCCAGACGTCATGACCCTGAAAAGCGACATGCCGTTGCCCCCCAATTCGTTCGAGCCGCTCTCGAAATGCGTCCTCCATGACCTCTCCGAGGAGTTCGACCAGGCGATCTTCCTGGCCGGCGCTCCGGCGGAGAGTGAGGACGAACGTGGGGAGGTGACCGGCGTCGCCACCACGGAGCGAATGCGAGAGAAACTTCAGGAGGCCAACATCGAACTCGCGAGCGAACCCGGTCTCGTCGGCGGCGTCACGGGGGCACTCGTCAGGGAGTGTTTCCATGGCGACGTTCCATCCGCGGTTCTCATCGTCAAATCCCACCCGTTCCTGCCAGACCCGGGAGCCGCCCAGGAGGTCATCGAGAACGCACTCGAACCGCTGGTCGATTTCGACATCGACACCTCGGAACTCGAACAGCAGGCCGAGGAGATCCAAAAGCGGATGGCACAGGTCGCCGAGCAGTACCAGCAGATGGTCCAGGAACAACAGGAGAGCCAGCGCTCGGAGGCCGGAATGCCAGGAATGTATCAGTGA